The Leishmania mexicana MHOM/GT/2001/U1103 complete genome, chromosome 32 genome has a window encoding:
- a CDS encoding putative pumilio protein — translation MYSEQSWNDHHSVSGAQRFTRGGGIGNINPSGRGGAGGYEVGSAAAAGGYSNVAAARQQSPQPTSFYPPVTSRFTPMDFELFINSNRDPTDEMRRSQEYYYWYHSKQPRDPRLPQPLPSLEVQETFTTMETPWEDVSAMPSSTAVRTGAASGLGRKMGGKSLALDAKDLCETQEAQAINPYGHSLITESNMMSPSTQFFAAYAPTPLAMATPSTLRAYAHGQLPMPSSGNRGSYEGEMAGGVTYGRGSGPTAKSIASQQYYTQEPMNAFGLYNTGVDPGSNYYDATQGSSSNGLGAGHGNPYQLMEGMAEVDPAMLYSQPGTDCGFQSRGAGRGGNRRYNNNSGGGGGGGGRVGRNNYRGGRSAAGMGSMESGSGPNSHRFVGSEKLRIFRHDVAEQKTSQWRLEDLKGYAVEFAKDQEGSRFIQSAADTASPESLDVLFHEIFESPLELVTDIFGNYVLQKLLDKGNTPQLTFAAERMCGHVVELTMQTYGCRVIQKCIEVMPEAGLDIILAELKDNVAKCIQDQNGNHVIQKCVEVIPQRCGFIISAFSGRVMELATHAYGCRVIQCIMQHCPEQEDTIFNELLKAVDVLAKDQYGNYVIQHVLQNVKDESKIESVYAALKPKFFYLSKQKFASNVMEKLYARSSPANRMEIVEMMCADFPTKADHVEIVAFKRSTTKTAAIVNAEEGTWPPTRSNADGTVKEVKEKNREAKDAALGIIEEVVSVGLGQPSMLCLMMSDQYANYVVQRVLDASEVDQFVKLVDNIEKYILPIRTYTYGRPIVQRLSRRKLVLAPGDEAGEAVSTSMSSHNHNEGRANHEGRTNHNEGRSNHEGRSNHHRR, via the coding sequence ATGTACTCTGAACAGAGCTGGAACGATCACCACAGCGTCTCAGGCGCACAGCGCTTtacgcgtggcggcggtatCGGTAACATCAACCCCAGTGGTCGCGGAGGGGCTGGCGGTTACGAAGTGggaagcgcagccgccgcaggcgGGTACAGTAACGTCGCGGCCGCACGTCAGCAGTCTCCACAGCCCACCTCGTTTTACCCTCCTGTGACCTCTCGCTTTACTCCGATGGACTTCGAGTTGTTTATCAACAGCAACCGTGACCCCACCGATGAGATGCGCCGTTCGCAGGAGTACTACTACTGGTACCACAGCAAGCAGCCTCGAGACCCccgcctgccgcagccgctacCCTCTCTGGAGGTGCAGGAAACATTCACCACCATGGAGACGCCGTGGGAAGATGTGAGCGCTATGCCCTCCTCTACTGCTGTTCGCACAGGTGCGGCTAGCGGCTTGGGGCGTAAGATGGGTGGCAAGAGTCTCGCCCTCGACGCCAAGGACCTGTGCGAAacgcaggaggcgcaggccATCAACCCGTATGGGCACAGCCTCATCACCGAGAGCAACATGATGAGCCCCAGCACGCAGTTCTTTGCGGCGTACGCCCCAACACCACTGGCAATGGCAACCCCCAGCACCCTCCGCGCCTACGCGCACGGCCAGTTGCCCATGCCCTCATCCGGCAACCGCGGCAGCTATGAGGGCGAGATGGCTGGCGGAGTCACGTACGGCCGCGGCTCCGGGCCCACCGCCAAGAGTATCGCCTCACAGCAGTACTACACACAGGAGCCCATGAACGCCTTTGGCCTCTACAACACTGGAGTGGATCCCGGCTCCAACTACTACGACGCCAcgcagggcagcagcagcaacggtcTTGGCGCTGGCCACGGCAATCCATACCAGCTGATGGAAGGCATGGCTGAGGTAGACCCAGCCATGCTGTACAGCCAGCCGGGGACGGACTGCGGCTTCCAGAGTCGCGGTGCCGGCCGTGGCGGCAATCGTCGctacaacaacaacagcggtggtggtggcggtggcggtggacgtGTTGGCCGCAACAACTACCGTGGCGGACGCAGTGCTGCTGGTATGGGCAGCATGGAGAGTGGCAGTGGCCCGAACAGCCACCGCTTTGTTGGCTCGGAGAAGCTGCGCATTTTTCGTCACGACGTGGCCGAGCAGAAGACGTCACAGTGGCGCCTGGAGGACCTCAAGGGCTACGCTGTGGAATTTGCCAAGGACCAGGAGGGCAGCCGCTTCATCCAGAGTGCCGCCGACACGGCCAGTCCCGAGTCGCTGGACGTCCTCTTCCACGAGATCTTCGAATCCCCGCTAGAGCTGGTGACGGACATCTTCGGCAACTACGTTCTGCAGAAGCTCTTGGATAAGGGCAACACCCCGCAGCTCACCTTTGCTGCGGAGCGGATGTGCGGCCACGTAGTGGAGCTCACCATGCAGACGTACGGGTGTCGTGTGATTCAGAAGTGTATAGAGGTGATGCCTGAAGCTGGCCTGGACATCATTCTTGCTGAGCTCAAGGACAACGTGGCAAAGTGCATCCAAGACCAGAACGGCAACCACGTCATCCAGAAGTGCGTCGAGGTCATTCCACAACGGTGTGGCTTTATTATTTCGGCCTTCTCGGGTCGCGTGATGGAACTggccacgcacgcgtacgGGTGTCGTGTGATTCAGTGCATCATGCAGCACTGCCCTGAGCAGGAGGATACCATCTTCAACGAGCTCCTCAAGGCTGTCGATGTGCTGGCGAAGGATCAGTACGGTAACTACGTGATTCAGCACGTTTTGCAGAACGTAAAAGATGAGAGCAAGATCGAGTCCGTCTACGCGGCGCTGAAGCCCAAGTTCTTCTACCTGAGCAAGCAGAAGTTTGCCTCGAACGTGATGGAGAAGTTGTACGCCCGCTCGAGCCCTGCGAACCGCATGGAGATTGTGGAGATGATGTGCGCCGACTTCCCCACCAAGGCCGACCACGTGGAGATAGTCGCCTTTAAGCGGTCCACGACAAAGACGGCGGCGATAGTGAACGCGGAGGAGGGTACTTGGCCACCAACGAGGAGCAACGCCGATGGCACGGTGAAAGAGGTGAAGGAGAAGAACCGTGAGGCGAAGGATGCGGCGCTGGGCATCATTGAGGAGGTGGTCTCGGTGGGCCTCGGTCAGCCCAGCATGCTCTGCCTCATGATGAGCGACCAGTACGCCAACtacgtggtgcagcgcgtccTGGACGCGTCCGAGGTGGACCAGTTCGTTAAGCTCGTCGACAACATCGAGAAGTATATTCTACCAATTCGCACCTACACCTACGGCCGCCCCATTGTGCAGCGGCTTTCTCGCCGCAAGCTAGTGCTCGCGCCGGGAGACGAGGCGGGAGAGGCAGTTAGCACCAGTATGAGTAGCCACAATCACAACGAGGGCCGTGCCAACCACGAAGGTCGCACCAACCACAACGAGGGCCGTTCTAACCACGAGGGCCGTTCtaaccaccaccgccgctaa